A window of the Salegentibacter mishustinae genome harbors these coding sequences:
- a CDS encoding SusC/RagA family TonB-linked outer membrane protein, whose amino-acid sequence MKLKLFSLCMVLLSGFGFAQEAKTISGVITDQNEMPLPGAEVKVTDKEIFDVTDFDGNFTLENVEEGDVVRVTFLGFLPQEFTVSQNNDYTITLKEDADQLDEVVVIGYGTQEKRDLTGSIASLNAEEIEKTPTANVMQSLQGKVSGVQIVNSGAPGDSPTVRIRGLGTFGEATNVLYVVDGTLYDNIDFLNTKDIKSVNVLKDASSSAIYGVRAANGVVIIETKSGRKNQKPQFEYDGYTGFQRAQNVVKLANTEQFATMARESGSAPETQFIENAIQRYGRSRINPNVPAVNTDWYKEILRQGLIQNHSISASGGGESIVYAVGANYTGQEGILDMKNNYERFNIRSKVEIDLTDRLKMGVNSIFSNATKYAPENGAWFRAYFAVPTMPVIDEMNTEAGPIRYSNAQLLGYRGTQNPFQDLTYNENRQKIRKQLTSAFLQYELIEDKLDIKTTYSHDYSSLELREVNLPYTLGNNFERRSSIKRENNNFSNQYWDNVLTYDDTFGDHDLTVMAGASFRDEASNRFEATGFDITGIGLETSWYLDFADPDSFANNVEEIGRRFYGLSYFGRVSYSFKDKYLLYGTFRADGSSKFTLDPWGYFPSVGLGWVVSEEEFLAENDVLDFFKLRASWGKLGNDNVAPSAGSNTIEVVTAPIGDQPRTGTTSTSVFSNNTWEVIEEYNFGLNLEAFKRRLSIDADYYIRDTQDAILPVYIPIVNRSVDRNSGVIRNEGLELVANWNQQVTEDFSFRIGANFTTLKNEALEIEDDRGYIDSGSAEFRQRTIEGGPLLGFYGYERVGVYQNEQEIAADPVAVENNLVPGDLIYRDQNGDGVIDDSDRVILGSFLPKYTFGGNIGVTYKAFDFSVDFYGQTGNKILNRKRGEIIFTQDTNMDADLAINRWHGEGTSNTYPSSAGLRKAWNQRLSDFWVEDGDFFRIQNIRLAYNIVADGLPETRIYFTAEKPFSFFSYNGFNPEVSDGVDRQTYPVPAIYTVGVNLKF is encoded by the coding sequence ATGAAATTAAAATTATTTTCCCTTTGTATGGTCCTTTTATCTGGTTTTGGATTCGCTCAGGAAGCCAAAACAATTTCAGGTGTAATAACGGACCAAAATGAAATGCCTTTACCGGGAGCCGAAGTAAAGGTAACTGACAAAGAAATTTTTGACGTAACCGACTTTGACGGAAATTTTACTCTTGAAAATGTTGAAGAAGGCGATGTCGTAAGAGTAACTTTCCTCGGTTTTCTTCCACAGGAATTTACCGTAAGTCAGAATAACGATTACACTATTACCTTAAAGGAAGATGCAGATCAACTTGATGAAGTGGTGGTAATTGGTTATGGTACTCAGGAAAAAAGGGACTTAACAGGTTCTATTGCTAGTTTAAATGCTGAGGAGATCGAAAAAACTCCTACGGCTAACGTAATGCAATCTTTACAAGGTAAGGTTTCTGGGGTACAGATTGTGAACTCTGGTGCTCCGGGGGATTCTCCAACAGTAAGGATTAGAGGTCTTGGAACCTTTGGGGAAGCTACGAATGTGTTATACGTGGTAGATGGTACTTTATATGATAATATTGATTTCCTTAATACTAAGGATATTAAATCTGTAAACGTGCTAAAGGATGCTTCATCTTCCGCTATTTATGGTGTTAGAGCAGCCAATGGCGTTGTGATTATTGAAACAAAATCTGGTAGAAAAAATCAGAAGCCTCAATTTGAATACGATGGGTATACTGGTTTTCAACGTGCCCAAAATGTAGTAAAGTTGGCAAATACGGAGCAGTTTGCTACTATGGCAAGAGAATCTGGTTCAGCTCCCGAAACTCAATTTATCGAAAATGCGATACAGCGATATGGGCGTAGTCGAATTAATCCCAATGTACCCGCAGTGAATACCGATTGGTATAAAGAGATACTTAGACAGGGCTTGATTCAAAACCATAGTATCTCTGCCTCTGGAGGTGGTGAAAGCATTGTTTATGCAGTTGGAGCCAATTATACAGGACAGGAAGGAATCCTGGATATGAAAAATAATTACGAACGTTTTAATATTCGATCTAAAGTAGAGATAGACCTAACCGATCGTTTAAAAATGGGAGTGAATTCTATTTTTAGTAATGCTACCAAGTATGCTCCAGAGAATGGCGCGTGGTTTAGAGCTTATTTCGCGGTACCAACAATGCCGGTTATTGATGAAATGAATACTGAAGCCGGACCCATACGTTATTCTAATGCTCAACTATTAGGATATAGAGGTACGCAAAACCCTTTTCAGGACCTTACCTATAATGAGAATAGGCAAAAAATTAGAAAGCAGTTAACCTCTGCATTCTTGCAATATGAATTAATCGAGGATAAATTAGATATCAAGACTACATATAGTCACGATTATTCTAGTTTAGAACTACGTGAAGTAAATTTACCATACACACTTGGTAATAATTTTGAAAGACGGTCTAGTATTAAAAGGGAAAATAATAACTTTTCCAATCAATACTGGGATAATGTACTTACCTATGATGATACATTTGGAGACCACGATCTTACAGTGATGGCTGGTGCCTCTTTTAGGGATGAAGCTAGTAACCGATTTGAAGCTACAGGTTTCGATATTACGGGAATTGGTCTTGAAACCAGCTGGTATCTTGATTTTGCCGATCCGGATTCATTTGCTAACAATGTAGAAGAGATTGGTAGAAGGTTTTATGGGTTATCTTATTTTGGAAGGGTTTCTTATAGCTTTAAAGACAAGTATTTATTATATGGTACTTTTAGAGCCGATGGTTCTTCAAAATTCACCTTAGATCCCTGGGGATACTTCCCATCTGTTGGTTTAGGTTGGGTAGTCTCTGAAGAAGAATTTCTTGCAGAGAATGATGTGTTAGATTTCTTTAAACTTAGAGCCAGTTGGGGTAAATTAGGTAACGATAATGTTGCGCCAAGTGCCGGTTCTAATACTATTGAAGTTGTTACGGCTCCAATTGGAGATCAACCTCGTACCGGTACTACTTCAACTAGTGTGTTTTCAAATAATACCTGGGAAGTTATTGAGGAGTATAACTTTGGTCTAAATCTTGAGGCATTTAAGAGAAGACTATCTATTGATGCCGACTACTATATAAGAGATACGCAAGATGCAATTCTTCCGGTTTATATCCCAATTGTAAATAGAAGTGTAGATAGGAATTCTGGAGTTATTAGAAACGAAGGTTTAGAACTTGTAGCTAATTGGAACCAACAAGTTACAGAAGATTTTAGCTTTAGAATAGGTGCAAACTTTACTACACTTAAAAATGAGGCGCTTGAAATTGAGGATGACAGGGGTTATATAGATTCCGGTTCAGCTGAATTTAGACAACGTACTATTGAAGGTGGGCCATTATTAGGTTTCTATGGCTATGAAAGAGTAGGAGTTTATCAAAATGAACAAGAAATTGCAGCAGATCCTGTTGCCGTAGAAAACAACCTTGTACCTGGAGATTTAATTTATCGTGATCAAAATGGCGATGGAGTAATAGATGATTCTGACAGGGTGATTCTTGGATCATTCCTTCCAAAGTACACTTTTGGAGGTAATATAGGAGTTACTTATAAAGCCTTTGATTTCTCTGTAGATTTTTACGGTCAAACCGGTAATAAGATCTTAAATAGAAAAAGAGGTGAAATTATCTTTACGCAAGATACCAATATGGATGCCGATCTTGCAATTAATAGATGGCACGGGGAAGGAACCAGTAATACTTATCCTTCTTCTGCAGGTTTACGTAAAGCCTGGAACCAGAGATTAAGTGATTTCTGGGTAGAGGATGGAGATTTCTTCCGAATTCAAAACATTCGATTGGCTTATAATATTGTAGCAGATGGACTTCCGGAAACTAGAATCTACTTTACTGCAGAGAAGCCGTTTTCCTTTTTTAGCTACAATGGTTTCAATCCTGAAGTATCAGATGGTGTAGACAGGCAAACATATCCTGTTCCTGCAATTTACACTGTAGGTG